One genomic segment of Hippoglossus hippoglossus isolate fHipHip1 chromosome 22, fHipHip1.pri, whole genome shotgun sequence includes these proteins:
- the ghsra gene encoding growth hormone secretagogue receptor a — MPTWPNRSECVSHNCSWEKIPNATWKDDYVLPPLNYYSIPLLTAITTACTLLFLVGMAGNVMTILVVSKYRDMRTTTNLYLCSMAVSDLLIFLCMPLDLYRMWRYRPWRFGDVLCKLFQFVSESCTYSTILSITALSVERYLAICFPLRAKALVTKRRVRALILLLWTVSLLSAGPVFVMVGVERDIMGPFGSDMNETGFSVEGGGDTRECRMTHYAVESGLMGAMVWLSSVFFFMPVFCLTVLYSLIGRRLWQRHRETSISSRVAHRDKSNRQTIKMLVVVVLAFVLCWLPFHVGRYLQFRSLDAPSPLLSLLSEYCSLVSVVLFYLSAAINPILYNTMSWKYRGAAARLFGLADSQPPRGRSASTMKGDGSNSWTVSSVSF, encoded by the exons ATGCCCACTTGGCCCAATCGCTCGGAGTGCGTCTCCCACAACTGCAGCTGGGAGAAGATCCCCAACGCCACATGGAAGGATGACtacgtcctgcctcctctcaACTACTACTCCATCCCTCTCCTCACGGCCATCACCACCGCCTGCACGCTGCTCTTTCTGGTCGGGATGGCCGGGAACGTCATGACCATTCTGGTGGTCAGCAAGTACCGGGACATGCGCACCACCACCAACCTCTACCTGTGCAGCATGGCTGTGTCAGACCTGCTCATCTTCCTCTGTATGCCCCTGGACCTGTACCGCATGTGGAGGTACAGGCCCTGGCGCTTTGGAGACGTGCTCTGCAAGCTCTTTCAGTTCGTGTCAGAATCGTGCACTTACTCCACCATCCTGAGCATCACTGCGCTTTCAGTGGAGCGATACCTGGCGATCTGCTTCCCGTTACGCGCAAAGGCTCTAGTTACCAAGAGGCGGGTGCGCGCCCTCATTCTCCTGCTGTGGACAGTGTCTCTTCTCAGCGCCGGACCCGTGTTTGTCATGGTGGGAGTGGAGCGTGACATCATGGGACCGTTCGGCTCGGACATGAATGAGACGGGCTTCTCCGTGGAGGGCGGGGGGGACACCCGGGAGTGTAGGATGACGCACTACGCCGTGGAGTCGGGTCTGATGGGCGCCATGGTGTGGCTGAGCtccgtcttcttcttcatgcCAGTGTTCTGTCTCACTGTGCTCTACAGCCTCATAGGCCGGCGACTGTGGCAGAGACACCGAGAGACGAGCATCAGCTCCCGCGTGGCTCACAGGGACAAGAGCAACAGACAGACCATCAAGATGCTGG tggtggtggtgctggccTTCGTCCTCTGCTGGTTGCCGTTCCACGTGGGTCGCTACCTGCAGTTCCGCTCACTGGACGCtccgtctcctctgctctcgCTGTTGTCCGAGTACTGCAGCTTGGTGTCGGTGGTTCTCTTCTACCTGAGCGCCGCCATCAACCCCATCCTCTACAACACCATGTCCTGGAAGTACCGGGGCGCAGCGGCGCGCCTCTTCGGCCTCGCCGACAGCCAGCCCCCGCGGGGACGCTCAGCCAGCACCATGAAGGGAGACGGCTCCAACAGCTGGACGGTGTCTTCAGTCAGCTTCTGA